In Alteromonas naphthalenivorans, one DNA window encodes the following:
- the ribD gene encoding bifunctional diaminohydroxyphosphoribosylaminopyrimidine deaminase/5-amino-6-(5-phosphoribosylamino)uracil reductase RibD: protein MAKAIRLAQKGQFTTSPNPRVGCVIVNNNNDSIGQGFHVQAGTPHAEIHALREAGKKAKGATAYVTLEPCSHYGRTPPCAEALIKAQVSRVVIAMTDPNPNVSGNGIRMLQDAGIEVSSDIMSAESAALNPGFIKRMLTGKPYVRVKLGISVDGKIALQNGNSQWITGPEARRDVQHYRAQSCAVLTGSGTVKADNPSLLVRPDEAKFAHYPLEAIRQPVRIIVNSADDLSRDYRCMNDGHPTFVVSTQNSADTDNRQHLTVDAMNGKVDISKLMLQLGDMQFNEVWVEAGPGLAGALLIAGEVDELICYQAPKLLGDKGVSMVSLPTFTELNQAIELSLIESRQIGNDIKLRYLLNTLNTPQ from the coding sequence ATGGCCAAAGCCATTCGATTGGCGCAAAAAGGCCAATTTACAACTTCTCCTAATCCCCGTGTTGGTTGTGTCATTGTTAATAATAACAATGACTCTATTGGCCAAGGCTTTCATGTCCAAGCCGGCACCCCTCACGCAGAAATTCATGCCCTTCGTGAAGCAGGGAAAAAAGCAAAAGGCGCTACAGCCTATGTGACACTAGAGCCATGTAGTCATTATGGACGAACGCCCCCCTGCGCAGAAGCACTGATAAAAGCACAAGTCTCGCGAGTAGTTATTGCCATGACTGATCCTAACCCCAATGTCAGCGGTAATGGTATTCGCATGTTACAAGATGCGGGCATTGAGGTGTCATCCGATATTATGTCGGCAGAATCTGCCGCTTTGAACCCAGGCTTTATCAAGCGCATGTTAACTGGCAAACCTTATGTGCGAGTGAAATTAGGCATAAGTGTGGATGGAAAAATTGCGCTTCAAAATGGTAATAGTCAATGGATAACTGGGCCAGAAGCTAGACGAGATGTACAGCATTACCGTGCACAAAGCTGCGCGGTGTTAACAGGATCGGGAACGGTAAAAGCCGATAATCCTAGTCTATTAGTCAGACCAGACGAAGCGAAGTTTGCACATTACCCATTGGAGGCTATTCGCCAGCCAGTGCGGATAATTGTGAATAGTGCCGATGATCTTTCAAGAGACTACAGGTGCATGAACGATGGTCATCCCACCTTCGTGGTATCTACCCAAAATAGCGCCGATACTGACAACCGCCAACACCTAACCGTTGATGCGATGAACGGTAAAGTGGATATCAGTAAATTGATGCTGCAGTTAGGCGACATGCAGTTTAATGAAGTGTGGGTAGAGGCAGGACCGGGTTTAGCTGGCGCCTTACTGATAGCTGGTGAAGTAGATGAACTCATCTGTTATCAAGCACCTAAGCTATTGGGAGACAAAGGGGTGAGTATGGTATCTTTACCCACCTTTACCGAATTGAATCAAGCTATTGAATTGTCGCTGATTGAAAGTCGACAAATAGGTAACGATATTAAGCTTCGTTACCTTCTTAACACCCTTAACACGCCTCAATAG
- a CDS encoding riboflavin synthase: MFTGIIQALGKITKLDNRGSDIRLTVSSTTLDMADVALGDSIATNGVCLTVTDMGSDYYCADVSAETIKLTGFAHYGTGSTVNLEKAMRPTDRLGGHIVSGHVDGVGEISKIIKHTDYVEFWVKAPTSLAKYIAHKGSITVDGVSLTVNEVNGAEFMLWIIPHTLKETVMGHYEVGTAVNLEVDVIARYLERLMMGDKAASPISKDIDMAFLAENGFLRK; this comes from the coding sequence ATGTTTACTGGAATTATTCAAGCTTTAGGCAAGATTACCAAACTCGATAACCGAGGTAGTGACATACGGTTAACGGTTTCATCAACTACACTGGATATGGCCGATGTAGCGCTTGGTGATAGTATTGCTACCAACGGGGTATGCCTTACCGTAACTGATATGGGTAGCGATTATTATTGCGCTGATGTATCGGCTGAAACCATAAAACTTACCGGGTTTGCCCATTACGGCACGGGCTCTACTGTGAACCTTGAAAAGGCAATGCGACCCACTGACAGACTGGGCGGACACATTGTTTCAGGTCACGTCGATGGCGTGGGCGAGATCAGTAAAATTATAAAACACACCGACTATGTTGAATTTTGGGTAAAAGCACCTACATCTTTAGCCAAGTACATTGCTCATAAGGGCAGCATCACTGTTGATGGTGTGAGCCTTACAGTGAATGAAGTCAACGGTGCTGAGTTTATGCTTTGGATAATTCCTCATACGCTGAAAGAAACGGTGATGGGACATTACGAAGTAGGCACCGCTGTAAATTTAGAAGTAGATGTAATAGCACGTTACCTTGAACGCTTAATGATGGGTGATAAAGCAGCGTCACCGATATCAAAAGACATTGATATGGCGTTTTTGGCTGAGAACGGATTTTTGAGAAAGTAA
- the ribBA gene encoding bifunctional 3,4-dihydroxy-2-butanone-4-phosphate synthase/GTP cyclohydrolase II, with translation MAFNTSKEIIEDIRQGKMVILMDDEDRENEGDLIMAAEHVTPEAINFMVTHARGLVCLPMTEARCRRLNLPLMVDKNEAQFSTNFTVSIEAATGVTTGISAADRAVTIKAAVAKEAKATDIVQPGHIFPLIAKEGGVLNRAGHTEAGVDLPRLAGLEPAGVIVEILNEDGSMARRPELEKFAEKHDLKIGTIADLIEYRNLNETTIEKVAQCNLPTEYGDFELHTFKDSIDNQLHFALKKGEVSAENPTLVRVHLHNTFSDLLGSTRGIHRSLTLSEGMQKIADEGGVLVLLGKDEQIEQQVRRFAAEDRGERPTGADWQGSSRTIGVGSQILASIGVQKMRLLSKPIKYHALSGYGLEVVEYVHD, from the coding sequence ATGGCATTTAACACCTCGAAAGAAATTATTGAAGACATTCGTCAAGGTAAAATGGTTATCTTGATGGATGATGAAGATCGTGAAAACGAAGGCGATCTTATTATGGCAGCAGAACATGTCACGCCAGAAGCCATTAACTTTATGGTAACGCACGCCAGAGGTTTAGTTTGCCTGCCGATGACCGAAGCACGCTGCAGACGCCTTAATCTTCCGTTAATGGTGGATAAAAACGAAGCGCAGTTTTCGACTAACTTCACCGTATCGATTGAAGCCGCAACAGGTGTTACTACTGGTATTTCAGCAGCTGACCGTGCTGTAACGATTAAAGCCGCTGTTGCTAAAGAAGCAAAAGCTACCGATATTGTGCAGCCAGGGCATATTTTCCCGCTAATTGCTAAAGAAGGCGGCGTATTAAACCGCGCAGGGCATACTGAAGCGGGAGTCGATTTACCGCGCTTAGCAGGGTTAGAGCCGGCCGGTGTTATCGTTGAAATCTTAAATGAAGACGGCTCAATGGCACGTCGCCCCGAGCTTGAGAAGTTCGCCGAAAAGCACGACCTTAAAATTGGCACCATTGCCGATTTAATCGAGTACAGAAATCTAAACGAAACCACCATTGAAAAAGTTGCTCAGTGCAACCTGCCTACAGAATATGGTGATTTCGAGCTTCATACTTTTAAAGACAGTATTGATAATCAGCTACACTTTGCTTTGAAGAAAGGTGAAGTTAGCGCCGAAAATCCAACATTAGTTCGCGTGCATTTGCATAATACCTTCAGTGATTTACTGGGTTCTACTCGTGGTATTCATCGTTCGCTTACCTTATCTGAAGGTATGCAAAAAATTGCTGATGAAGGCGGTGTACTTGTACTGCTTGGTAAAGATGAACAAATTGAACAACAGGTCCGCCGCTTTGCTGCTGAAGACAGAGGCGAGCGCCCAACCGGTGCTGATTGGCAGGGCTCGTCGCGCACTATTGGTGTTGGTAGCCAAATTTTAGCGTCTATTGGCGTTCAAAAAATGCGCTTACTAAGCAAACCTATTAAATACCATGCTCTATCAGGCTATGGCCTAGAAGTGGTTGAGTACGTACACGATTAA
- the ribE gene encoding 6,7-dimethyl-8-ribityllumazine synthase has translation MQVVEGNIRATGKKIAIVVARFNSFVVESLLEGALDTLDRHGEVNEDDITVVRVPGAYELPIVAKKLAEKKSFDAIIALGAVIRGGTPHFDFVAGECNKGLAQVSLEYGVPVSFGVITTDSIEQAIERSGTKAGNKGAEAALGALEMVNVIDAVEKL, from the coding sequence ATGCAAGTAGTTGAAGGTAATATCAGAGCGACCGGTAAGAAGATTGCTATTGTTGTTGCACGCTTTAATAGCTTTGTTGTTGAGAGCTTATTGGAAGGCGCATTAGACACATTAGACCGTCACGGCGAAGTGAATGAAGACGATATCACAGTGGTTCGTGTTCCAGGTGCTTATGAGTTGCCTATTGTTGCTAAGAAACTTGCTGAGAAAAAATCTTTTGACGCCATTATTGCACTAGGTGCGGTAATTCGTGGCGGCACACCTCATTTTGACTTTGTTGCAGGCGAATGTAACAAAGGCCTAGCGCAAGTATCGCTAGAATACGGTGTACCGGTATCTTTTGGCGTTATCACTACAGATTCTATTGAACAGGCTATCGAACGTTCTGGAACCAAAGCAGGCAACAAAGGCGCTGAAGCAGCCTTAGGTGCGCTTGAGATGGTTAACGTTATCGATGCTGTTGAAAAGCTTTAA
- the nusB gene encoding transcription antitermination factor NusB encodes MKVSARRKARELALQGIYSWQMSHNDIQQIELALATSNDMKKVDMAYFQALLRGVAHSASHLDTTIKPYLGRLPEELDAIEKAILRIATLELTERKDVPYRVIINEAIELAKSFGAEESHKFINGALDKAVRSLRKDERD; translated from the coding sequence GTGAAAGTTTCAGCTCGTCGTAAAGCCCGTGAACTTGCCCTTCAAGGCATCTATTCATGGCAAATGAGTCATAACGATATTCAACAAATTGAACTGGCGCTTGCGACCAGTAACGATATGAAGAAAGTTGATATGGCTTATTTTCAGGCACTGCTTCGCGGTGTGGCGCACAGCGCTAGCCACTTAGATACGACTATTAAGCCGTACCTGGGCCGTTTGCCTGAAGAACTAGATGCAATCGAAAAGGCTATTTTACGCATTGCGACACTGGAACTTACAGAGCGTAAGGATGTGCCTTATCGCGTAATTATTAATGAAGCGATTGAACTTGCGAAGTCTTTCGGGGCCGAAGAAAGTCATAAATTCATTAATGGTGCGCTTGATAAAGCGGTTCGCTCGTTGCGTAAAGACGAACGCGATTAA
- the thiL gene encoding thiamine-phosphate kinase: MKEFDLIGRYFSDGGHTRKDVVIGIGDDCAVTNVPSNQQLAVTTDTLVAGVHFLEDAPAKSVAYKTVAVNLSDLAAMGAEPAWISLSLSLPTVNDEWLSEFVDGLYELTQYYSVQLIGGDTVKGPMAMTITAQGFIPPGSELTRSNAKPGDWVYVTGTLGDAGAGLDILQNKLNVAGEARDVLINRHYYPTPRVAMGTALRRIASSCIDVSDGLISDLGHILKASGCGANVHVDKLPLSRALTSAVDNAQAIEYALSAGDDYELIFTVGEEQRGNFETSMGGSSVKATCIGQLTGQAGQLSLLKDNQPFTPTNENGYEHTF, from the coding sequence GTGAAAGAATTTGATCTTATCGGCCGTTACTTCTCTGATGGCGGCCACACTCGTAAAGACGTAGTTATTGGTATCGGTGATGATTGTGCCGTAACTAACGTTCCTAGTAATCAACAATTAGCCGTTACCACAGATACTTTGGTTGCAGGTGTGCACTTCTTAGAAGATGCGCCAGCAAAATCGGTTGCGTATAAAACCGTAGCGGTGAATTTGAGCGATTTAGCCGCCATGGGCGCTGAACCTGCTTGGATCAGCTTATCGCTGTCGTTGCCAACAGTGAATGATGAATGGCTTAGCGAGTTCGTAGATGGTTTGTACGAGCTTACGCAGTACTATTCTGTGCAGTTAATTGGTGGCGATACCGTTAAGGGCCCGATGGCCATGACCATTACGGCGCAAGGGTTTATACCACCCGGTTCCGAACTGACCCGCAGTAATGCAAAACCCGGTGATTGGGTTTATGTTACAGGCACCTTAGGCGATGCTGGTGCTGGCTTGGATATTCTGCAAAATAAACTTAACGTGGCCGGTGAAGCGCGAGATGTGCTTATTAATCGTCATTATTACCCTACGCCTCGAGTAGCAATGGGTACGGCACTTCGTCGTATTGCTTCATCGTGTATTGATGTGTCTGATGGCTTAATCTCTGATTTAGGCCACATTTTGAAAGCATCAGGCTGTGGTGCAAACGTACATGTTGATAAGCTTCCTTTATCGAGAGCGTTAACCAGTGCCGTAGATAATGCCCAAGCGATCGAATATGCACTGTCAGCAGGCGACGACTATGAGCTCATCTTTACCGTAGGTGAAGAACAGCGAGGTAACTTTGAAACCTCGATGGGCGGTAGTAGTGTGAAAGCAACTTGCATTGGTCAGCTTACTGGGCAAGCGGGTCAGTTGTCTTTGCTAAAAGACAATCAGCCGTTTACACCAACCAATGAAAATGGCTACGAACATACTTTCTAG
- a CDS encoding phosphatidylglycerophosphatase A, which yields MQKEYRARISMKNPVHFLALGFGSGLIPFMPGTFGSAVAIPLLILSANMPVMVFIAFTVFASIFGIYLCGKTADDMQVHDHGSIVWDEVAGMFITFLFVPITAPSLLAGFVLFRIFDILKPWPIGPIDKRLHGGTGIMLDDIVAGAMACACLHIMMMMWPAFTTLF from the coding sequence ATGCAAAAAGAATATCGCGCTAGAATTAGCATGAAAAATCCAGTGCACTTTTTAGCGCTTGGGTTTGGTAGCGGACTTATCCCGTTTATGCCTGGAACCTTTGGTTCTGCGGTAGCAATACCACTACTTATATTGTCGGCCAACATGCCTGTGATGGTATTTATCGCTTTCACTGTTTTCGCCTCAATTTTTGGTATTTATCTGTGCGGAAAAACCGCTGATGATATGCAGGTGCATGATCACGGTTCTATTGTGTGGGACGAAGTGGCAGGTATGTTTATTACCTTCTTATTTGTACCTATTACTGCACCGTCTTTGCTAGCAGGATTTGTGCTGTTTCGCATATTCGATATTTTAAAACCTTGGCCAATAGGGCCTATCGATAAGCGCTTACACGGCGGTACAGGCATTATGCTTGATGATATAGTGGCTGGGGCTATGGCGTGTGCGTGTTTACATATTATGATGATGATGTGGCCGGCATTTACCACCTTGTTTTAA
- the dxs gene encoding 1-deoxy-D-xylulose-5-phosphate synthase has product MSLDLQHYPTLAIAQTPDKLRQLPQEKLRELSDELREYLLNSVSQTSGHFASGLGTVELTVALHYIYNTPIDRLIWDVGHQAYPHKILTGRAKQMSTIRQKDGLHPFPWPPESDYDTFAVGHSSTSISAALGMAVAAEQEGKNRKVVAVIGDGAITAGMAFEAMNHAGDINKDMVVVLNDNEMSISENVGALNSHLARLLTGNVFNSIRDGSKKLLSNVPPIKEFASRAEEHLKGMVVPGTIFEELGFNYIGPIDGHDVDAVVDTLRNMRKFKGPQLLHVVTKKGKGYALAEKDPIKFHAVPKFNPADNALPKAKPSAPTFSAIFGDWLCDIAAQDPKLMAVTPAMREGSGMVAFSQQYPDQYFDVAIAEQHAVTFAAGLAKDGCNPVVAIYSTFLQRAYDQLIHDVALQDLPVLFAVDRAGIVGADGPTHQGAFDIAFLRCIPNMIVMAPSDENECRQMLYTGHKAQKPAAVRYPRGAGMGITPDTAMTELPIGKSKVSRAITGKPSKKAAILNFGTLLPNALAAAEAIDATVIDMRFVKPLDGQAIEKAAAEHDLLITLEDGCIAGGAGSGVLEYLQQQGIMKPVRTLGLPDSFVLQGTQQEMYKEHGLDIEGITSTLRSLLS; this is encoded by the coding sequence ATGAGTTTAGACCTCCAACATTACCCCACGCTTGCTATTGCGCAAACGCCGGATAAGTTAAGACAGTTACCGCAAGAGAAATTGCGTGAGTTGTCAGATGAATTACGAGAATATTTACTAAATAGTGTAAGCCAAACCAGTGGACATTTTGCGTCGGGCTTAGGCACGGTCGAGCTTACTGTGGCCTTACATTATATTTATAACACGCCTATCGACAGATTGATTTGGGATGTGGGTCATCAGGCCTACCCCCATAAAATTCTTACGGGTCGCGCTAAGCAAATGTCGACGATTCGACAAAAAGACGGCTTACACCCCTTCCCTTGGCCTCCTGAGAGCGACTACGACACTTTTGCTGTAGGCCATTCGTCTACGTCTATCAGTGCTGCACTTGGCATGGCGGTTGCCGCCGAGCAAGAAGGCAAAAACCGTAAAGTGGTTGCCGTAATTGGTGATGGTGCGATTACCGCGGGCATGGCATTTGAAGCGATGAACCATGCTGGTGACATCAATAAAGATATGGTTGTGGTGTTAAACGACAACGAAATGTCTATTTCTGAAAACGTAGGTGCGCTTAATAGTCACCTAGCTCGCTTATTAACGGGTAATGTTTTCAACTCTATTCGCGATGGCTCTAAAAAACTATTAAGCAATGTACCGCCTATCAAAGAATTCGCTAGTCGCGCAGAAGAGCACCTTAAAGGTATGGTAGTGCCCGGCACAATCTTTGAAGAGCTTGGCTTTAATTACATAGGCCCTATTGATGGCCATGATGTAGATGCCGTTGTAGATACCTTGCGTAATATGCGCAAATTTAAAGGTCCGCAACTGCTTCACGTGGTCACTAAGAAAGGTAAAGGGTACGCCCTTGCTGAAAAAGACCCGATTAAATTCCACGCGGTGCCTAAATTTAACCCTGCCGATAACGCGTTGCCAAAAGCGAAGCCTTCAGCGCCAACTTTTTCTGCTATTTTTGGCGATTGGTTGTGCGATATAGCAGCGCAAGATCCTAAATTGATGGCGGTAACGCCTGCCATGCGTGAAGGTTCAGGCATGGTCGCGTTTTCGCAGCAATACCCTGATCAGTATTTCGATGTAGCCATTGCAGAACAACATGCGGTTACCTTTGCTGCGGGCTTAGCCAAAGACGGGTGTAACCCAGTAGTTGCGATTTATTCGACCTTTTTACAGCGTGCCTACGATCAGCTTATTCACGATGTGGCGTTGCAAGACTTGCCTGTTTTATTTGCCGTTGACCGAGCCGGTATTGTGGGGGCTGATGGCCCCACCCACCAAGGTGCGTTTGATATTGCCTTTTTACGCTGCATACCAAATATGATTGTGATGGCACCATCTGATGAAAATGAATGCAGACAAATGCTTTATACAGGTCATAAAGCACAAAAACCTGCGGCGGTACGCTACCCTCGCGGTGCTGGAATGGGCATTACCCCTGACACCGCAATGACCGAGTTACCTATTGGTAAATCGAAGGTTAGCCGCGCTATTACCGGCAAGCCATCGAAAAAAGCAGCCATATTGAATTTCGGCACACTCTTACCTAATGCATTGGCAGCTGCCGAAGCTATTGATGCTACGGTTATTGATATGCGCTTTGTTAAGCCGCTCGACGGCCAGGCTATTGAGAAAGCGGCGGCAGAACACGATTTGCTTATTACCTTAGAAGATGGCTGTATAGCCGGCGGAGCAGGCTCTGGTGTGCTTGAGTACTTGCAACAGCAAGGTATTATGAAACCTGTTCGTACATTAGGGCTTCCAGACAGCTTTGTTTTACAAGGTACGCAACAGGAAATGTACAAAGAGCATGGACTAGATATCGAAGGTATTACCTCCACACTTAGAAGCTTACTGAGCTAG
- the ispA gene encoding (2E,6E)-farnesyl diphosphate synthase, translated as MNFTALHQQVKQQTDTSLNTLIDDLPHDAPRLKEAMRHALLVGGKRMRPLLVQVIGNTLDVPKGDQMAISMAIECVHAYSLVHDDLPAMDDDDLRRGQPTCHIAFDEATAILAGDALQALAFSTLADAPLSDFATNKRGELLSVLARAAGYRGMCGGQAIDLTSTGEEISLEQLKRLHNLKTGALLRACVEMVSIVSQDLDSNSKADLLAYADDIGLAFQVQDDILDVEGNSEQLGKPAGSDIALGKNTFPAKLGIEGAKRELDKLHQNALQALARLPYNTDSLIAFSELLVKRDH; from the coding sequence ATGAATTTCACTGCATTGCATCAGCAAGTTAAGCAGCAGACCGATACGTCGTTAAATACGCTTATTGATGACCTTCCCCACGACGCGCCGCGGCTTAAAGAAGCAATGCGTCACGCGTTGTTGGTGGGAGGAAAGCGTATGCGACCTTTACTGGTTCAAGTTATCGGCAACACCCTGGATGTGCCTAAAGGCGATCAAATGGCTATTAGTATGGCCATTGAGTGTGTGCATGCTTACTCGCTTGTACATGATGACTTGCCAGCCATGGACGATGACGATTTGCGTCGCGGCCAGCCGACTTGTCATATTGCATTCGATGAAGCCACCGCAATATTAGCCGGTGATGCATTGCAAGCGCTTGCTTTTAGCACGTTGGCAGATGCGCCTTTAAGTGATTTCGCAACCAATAAACGTGGCGAGTTACTTTCTGTGTTAGCCCGCGCCGCTGGCTATCGCGGTATGTGTGGCGGGCAAGCAATCGATTTAACCAGCACGGGTGAAGAAATAAGCCTTGAGCAGCTTAAGCGACTGCACAATTTGAAAACCGGCGCCCTACTTCGTGCATGTGTTGAAATGGTATCTATTGTTTCTCAAGACCTTGATAGCAACAGTAAAGCAGACTTATTAGCTTATGCCGACGATATTGGTCTTGCATTTCAAGTCCAAGATGACATTCTTGACGTAGAAGGTAATAGTGAGCAATTAGGAAAGCCAGCAGGCTCTGACATTGCTTTGGGTAAGAATACCTTTCCTGCCAAACTTGGCATTGAAGGTGCAAAACGAGAACTTGATAAGCTGCATCAGAATGCCCTTCAAGCCTTGGCTCGTTTACCCTACAATACAGACAGTTTAATTGCGTTTAGCGAACTATTGGTAAAACGAGACCATTAG
- the xseB gene encoding exodeoxyribonuclease VII small subunit, whose product MTKVTKKTNSPSFEETLTELDAIVNEMENGELPLNVALEKFERGIALSREGQKSLEQAEQKVKILLNEQGESALHPLPEDEQP is encoded by the coding sequence GTGACGAAAGTGACGAAAAAGACAAATTCTCCCTCGTTTGAGGAAACCCTTACCGAATTAGATGCAATCGTTAATGAGATGGAAAACGGTGAGTTGCCATTAAACGTTGCACTAGAAAAATTCGAGCGAGGCATAGCCCTTTCCCGCGAAGGTCAGAAATCGTTAGAGCAAGCCGAGCAAAAAGTTAAAATTTTGCTTAATGAGCAAGGCGAAAGCGCATTACACCCTCTTCCTGAAGACGAGCAACCTTAA
- the pomA gene encoding flagellar motor protein PomA, which produces MDLATVIGMLGAIGFVVMAMVMGGSIAMFINVPSILIVFGGTLFVILSQYTLGQFFGAGKIAGKAFMFKIDTPEDLIEKIVEMADAARKGGFLALEEAEIDNPFMQKGVDMLVDGHDIEVVRETLAKDISMTTERHEFGATIFKGMGDIAPAMGMIGTLIGLVAMLSNMDDPKSIGPAMAVALLTTLYGAFLANIICLPMAVKLGNRAQEEKLNQMLVLDGIVGIADGQNPRVIEGILKNYLAASKRGTGAEDE; this is translated from the coding sequence GTGGATTTAGCAACCGTCATAGGTATGTTGGGCGCCATCGGCTTTGTAGTAATGGCCATGGTTATGGGTGGCAGTATTGCCATGTTCATCAACGTACCGTCTATCTTGATCGTATTTGGTGGCACCCTTTTCGTTATTTTATCCCAATACACTTTAGGGCAGTTCTTTGGTGCAGGTAAAATTGCAGGCAAAGCATTCATGTTCAAAATTGATACGCCTGAAGATCTTATTGAAAAAATTGTTGAGATGGCAGATGCAGCGCGTAAAGGCGGTTTTCTTGCATTAGAAGAAGCTGAAATAGACAATCCGTTTATGCAAAAAGGCGTAGACATGTTAGTTGATGGTCACGACATAGAAGTGGTCAGAGAAACCTTAGCGAAAGATATCTCTATGACCACCGAGCGACACGAGTTTGGTGCCACCATTTTTAAAGGCATGGGTGATATCGCACCAGCAATGGGAATGATTGGAACTCTGATTGGTCTGGTGGCCATGCTTTCTAACATGGATGATCCTAAATCAATTGGGCCAGCAATGGCGGTAGCACTATTAACCACCTTGTATGGTGCATTTCTTGCCAACATTATTTGCCTACCCATGGCGGTAAAGCTCGGAAACCGCGCACAAGAAGAAAAGCTTAACCAAATGTTAGTGCTCGATGGCATTGTAGGGATTGCCGATGGGCAAAACCCGCGTGTTATCGAAGGTATATTGAAAAATTATCTGGCGGCAAGTAAACGCGGTACGGGCGCTGAGGACGAATAA
- a CDS encoding flagellar motor protein MotB, translated as MAEEECPKCPPEGLPAWMGTFADLMSLLMCFFVLLLSFSEMDVLKFKQIAGSMKFAFGVQNKIEVKDIPKGTSVIAMEFRPGRPDPSPIDTIQQQTIEMTQQMLEFQAGDEDSSGGRQKQRGEQRGGQSQQTATDQSSSESQSSDQTQTAELMKKVAQQLQKQILDGAVELESLGQQLTIRIRENGSFSAGSAFLQPQFQPILRKIGVLLADVPGEIEISGHSDGQHIANELYRSNWDLSSQRAVAVAEAMRTAPGFDESRMSVVGKADTDPMVEDATTPADRARNRRVEININQGKPMTSQPISVVDE; from the coding sequence ATGGCTGAAGAAGAGTGCCCAAAATGTCCTCCCGAAGGGCTTCCTGCATGGATGGGGACCTTTGCTGATTTGATGTCGTTGCTCATGTGCTTCTTTGTACTCTTGCTCTCATTTTCAGAAATGGATGTACTGAAGTTCAAGCAAATCGCCGGCTCAATGAAGTTTGCCTTTGGTGTGCAAAACAAAATTGAAGTGAAAGACATCCCAAAAGGGACGAGTGTTATTGCGATGGAGTTTAGGCCTGGTCGTCCAGATCCGTCGCCCATCGACACTATTCAGCAACAAACAATCGAAATGACTCAGCAGATGCTAGAGTTCCAAGCGGGTGACGAAGATTCATCCGGCGGTAGGCAGAAGCAAAGGGGTGAGCAGCGAGGGGGGCAGTCACAACAAACCGCCACCGATCAGTCGTCCTCAGAGTCGCAAAGTTCAGATCAAACACAAACTGCTGAGTTAATGAAAAAAGTAGCGCAGCAGTTACAAAAGCAAATTCTCGATGGCGCAGTAGAATTGGAATCTTTAGGTCAGCAGTTGACTATTCGCATTAGAGAGAACGGTTCATTTTCTGCCGGTTCTGCATTTTTACAACCTCAATTTCAGCCTATTTTACGCAAAATTGGTGTGTTATTAGCAGACGTTCCAGGGGAAATAGAAATCTCAGGGCATAGTGACGGACAACACATTGCTAATGAACTCTATCGTTCTAATTGGGATTTATCGTCTCAGCGTGCCGTAGCCGTAGCTGAAGCCATGCGAACAGCGCCGGGGTTCGATGAAAGCAGAATGTCTGTAGTCGGCAAGGCCGATACCGACCCCATGGTGGAAGATGCAACAACACCGGCGGATAGAGCACGGAACAGACGGGTAGAGATTAATATCAATCAAGGTAAACCAATGACTTCTCAACCTATATCAGTGGTTGATGAATAG